In Prochlorococcus marinus CUG1435, the genomic window AATACTATTAATTCCCTTTCCTAGAGAAGTCTTTTTTGCAAAACCTTTAGCAGCAATATTAAGCAATATATTCTTTGGTGTACTTGGTTATAAGTTAGCGGATACCCATGGAAGAACATTATTGAGATTATTTAATCCAAGTAATACTGATGCTTATCTAGTTAACGAAGGTATACTTCCTGCTGCAAGTCCTAAAATTCTAGATACGAGTGTAATTATTGATGGCAGAATTAATGGCTTATTAAGTTGCGGCTTGTTGGAAGGGCAATTAATTATTGCTCAAAGTGTAATTGATGAATTACAAACTTTAGCTGACTCAAGCAGTAATGAAAAAAGGTCTAAGGGAAGAAGAGGTCTAAAATTGTTAAAAGAATTAAGGGATTTATACGGAAGAAGACTTGTAATAAACCCAACAAAGTATGAAGGTAATGGGGTAGATGAAAAACTCTTAAAAATTACTGAGGATATGTCAGGAACTTTAATTACGGCCGATTACAATCTCTCTCAAATTGCTGAAGTTAAAGAATTAAAAGTCATGAACTTGAGTGATTTGGTTATTGCTTTAAGGCCAGAAGTCCAGCCTGGAGAGTCACTTAATATAAAAATTGTAAGAGAGGGTAAAGAAAAAATGCAAGGTATTGGATATTTAGATGACGGAACAATGGTAGTTATTGATGAAGCAAAGAATTTTGTGGGAAGCAGATTAGATATTGTAATCACAGGAGCACTACAAACTCCCACTGGAAGAATGGTATTTGGAAAACTTATAAATAATCCTGAGTCAAACAAATCTTTTAAATCACCAGCGACACAGGGCTAAATCTAGCTAGAATCAAATCAATCTTTTAATTTCGTGATACAAATGACTGTATCTGCTCCTTATTACGGCGAAAATACCGTTATGAGGACTCCTCCCCCTGATCTACCCTCTCTTTTACTTAAAGAGAGAATCGTCTATCTTGGTTTACCATTATTTTCAGATGATGATGCAAAAAGACAACTAGGTATGGATGTAACTGAGCTAATCATTGCTCAACTTCTTTATCTAGAGTTTGAGGATCCTGAAAAACCTATATATTTCTATATCAATTCAACAGGGACAAGTTGGTATACTGGTGACGCAGTTGGCTTCGAAACAGAGGCTTTCGCTATCTGCGACACAATAAGCTATATTAAGCCTCCAGTACACACAATATGTATAGGACAAGCTATGGGTACTGCTGCAGTTATCCTTTCATCAGGCACGAAGGGGCAAAGAGCAGCTCTTCCGCATGCCTCAATTGTTCTACATCAACCAATAAGTGGTGCCAGAGGTCAAGCAACCGATATCCAAATAAGAGCTGAGGAAGTATTGAAAAATAAAAAATCAATGCTGGAGATTCTATCTCGTAATACTGGAAAGACTATAGAAGAACTCTCTAAAGACTCTGACAGGATGAGTTATCTTAATCCTCAAGAAGCTTTAGATTATGGCGTAATAGACAGAATACTCACAAGTCAAAAAGATTTACCAAATAAAATTTAACTCTCACAACCAACTATTAAAATCATGCCAATAGGAACTCCAAGCGTGCCTTACAGACTTCCAGGAAGTCAATATGAAAGATGGGTCGATATATATACAAGATTAGGAGTTGAAAGAATTCTTTTTCTTGGACAAGAAGTAAATGATGGTATTGCAAATAGCCTTGTTGCACAAATGCTTTATCTAGATTCTGATGACAATTCCAAACCTATCTATCTTTATATTAATAGCCCAGGAGGATCAGTAACTGCTGGTTTGGCTATATATGACACTATCAAATACGTAAAAAGTGATGTAGTTACGATATGCGTCGGCCTTGCAGCCTCCATGGGTGCATTCCTTTTGGCGGCTGGCACAAAAGGTAAAAGAGTTGCTCTGCCTCATAGCAGAATAATGATTCATCAACCCCTAGGTGGAACATCCCAACGCCAAGCAAGTGATATTGAAATAGAAGCTAAGGAAATTTTGAGAATTAAAGATATGTTAAATATGTCTATGGCAGACATGACAGGCCAATCATTTGAGAAAATTGAAAAGGACACTGATAGAGATTATTTTCTAAGTGCGGAAGAGGCAAAAAACTATGGCTTAATTGATAGAGTAATAACACATCCAAGCGAGGCAAATCAATCTTAAATTTTCTAAATAAATTTTTTAATTTTCATTTTTAAATTAATAATTTTTTGGTTTATTTACACCTTTAATGTCTAAAATATTAATTATTAAATGCAAAGAAGCTACAACTAATGACCCAACTCTTTTACGACACGGATGCAGATCTAAGTCTTTTAAATAATAAAACAATTGCGATTATTGGATATGGTTCACAAGGTCACGCACATGCCCTTAATCTTAAAGATAGCGGCTTAGATGTAATTGTCGGTTTATATAAAGGAAGTAAGTCTGAAAGCAAAGCTATTAGCGATGGTCTACAAGTGTTTAGTGTTTCCGAAGCTTGCGCAAAAGCAGACTGGATCATGATTCTCCTCCCAGATGAGTTTCAGAAAGATGTTTACCTCAAGGAAATAGAACCAAACTTAAAAGAAGGAAAGATATTAAGTTTTGCTCATGGCTTTAATATAAGATTCGGACTTATCAAACCTCCTGGTTTTGTGGATGTTGTAATGATTGCACCAAAAGGACCTGGACATACTGTTCGTTGGGAATATCAGAATGGTCAAGGTGTTCCTGCACTATTCGCAGTTGAGCAGGATTCTTCTGGAAGTGCAAGATCATTGGCGATGGCTTATGCCAAAGGTATTGGGGGAACGCGCGCTGGAATACTTGAAACAAATTTCAAAGAAGAAACAGAAACTGATTTATTTGGCGAACAAGCGGTATTATGCGGAGGCTTATCAGAACTTGTTAAATCAGGCTTTGAAACTCTTGTAGAGGCAGGTTATCAACCAGAGCTTGCATACTTCGAGTGTTTACATGAAGTTAAACTTATTGTTGATTTAATGGTAAAGGGAGGCTTATCCCAAATGAGAGATTCCATTTCCAATACTGCAGAATATGGAGATTATGTAAGTGGTAAAAGACTTATCAATAGTGATACAAAGAAAGAAATGCAGAAAATCCTAAAAGATATTCAAGATGGAACTTTCGCTAAGAATTTTGTGGAAGAATGCGATAAAAACAAACCGTTAATGACAAAATTAAGAGAAGAGAACTCAGAACATGAAATTGAGAAAGTAGGTAAAGGTCTACGCTCGATGTTCAGTTGGCTGAGATAAATTTATTTTTAATATTCCTTGGATCGATTGGTTTTGATTTATTGATCGGCGATCCAAGATTCTTAATCCACCCTGTTCAAGTAATTGGCTTTTACATAAAAAAAATATCTGATTACCTCATAAAAAATTTTGGGAAAAATAAAAATATATTGTTTTGGGGAGGTTTAATCTTAGCTATATCCACCATTGGAATGAGTTTTGGTTTAGGGAAATTAATAGAACTCAGTTATGTGCAATCACGAAATAATTTTTTTAGTGGGTTGTTAATTCTTTTTGGACTTTCAAGTTGTATTGCGACTAAGGGACTTATTTCAAGTGTGAAAGAGATTGCAGAGCTAATAGAACGCGAAGAAATTAATCACCATAATAAAAGAATAATCAAAGAGAAGGTTCAAAGGATAGTAAGTAGGGATGTAAGTTCATCCTCTTTAGAACATCTTTTGAGATCAAGTACAGAGAGTCTTACCGAAAATTCTGTTGATGGAATATTTGGGCCATTATTTTGGATTTTTATTGGAATTTTTTTTATGAAATTTTCAATTTTTCTGCCAGGGCCTTTATCACTTGGTTTTTCTTATAAAGCCATAAGTACTTTAGATTCAATGATAGGTTACAAATATGATTATTTTAGATATTTAGGTTTTTTCAGTGCAAAAATCGAAGATATTTTTACGTTTGTTCCTTCAAGATTAGTTTTATTAACATTACCTTTAGTTAGTCCCAAAATTAATGAGTATGGATCAATCATAAAAAAAAGTTATCTTGATGGTAAAAAATATGATTCGCCTAATGCTGGGATTTCAGAAGCTATATTTGCTTATATTTCCGGTATAAAATTGGGTGGAAAAAGTAAATATAAAAATGAGATTATTGAAAAGCCAATAATCAATGCGAATGGAGATAATTGCACTGGAGAAAAAATTAAATTAATTTGTAAATTAATTTTGAGATTACAATTTTTATGGATAATAATTTTTTTCTTAATTTTTTTTAATTTCGACTTTAATTTAATAATAAATTAGTTTAAAAATTACTAAAATAAATAATAAAAAATCTATGCAAAATAACGGTTCTCAAATAGAAAATCAAAATGATGATTCAACTGATAAGCCATCCACCGATAATGAATACTCAAAATGGGTAGATAATCAGGGGGATGAAGTAAAGAATGTTTTTGGATTTAATAGCAGTGCTGAACTTGTAAATGGTAGAGCAGCAATGATCGGATTCTTAATGCTCATATTAACCGAGTTAGTTTTTAGCGGCAGACCTGTTACTTCTTCAATTTTTGGTATTAATTAAAAATGGAAGCAAAAAAATCTAATCCAATAAAAGTATTCTTATACATATCTGTATGGGTTATTATTTGGGGCACTTTAGGATCTTTGATCGATTTTCCTCTATATAAAAATAAAATCTACTTAGAAGGAAGCATATATCAATATCTTACTTTCACAGTTACAGCGATAATTTCTATTGTATCTGCAAAGTTTTTTTATAAGAAAATTGATTTATAAAAACTTGTACCTAAATTTCTTAATAATTTTTGCTGGTTCTTTACTTTCACTGGACTCGTAAAGTATCCATTGATGCGTTTCAGTATCATGATCACAACCATAATTTCCAGATAGATTATCGTAACTTGAAAGATATGAGTGACAATTTTGGTCTGCCTCAAAAGCAGAGTCATAACATGTTAGAAAATAAATCAAAAATAGAACAGTTATTAATAAAAAAAATACTTGAGAGACTAAATTAATTAACTTCATACGATATTCTAAAATTTAAATATATCATCTAAAAAAATTTTTCGATCTAAAAATATAGCTAACGACCAACATTAAATACAAAGTCATGGAATTCTTGATTCTTTAAATACAGGATGACTAGCAATACTAAAATAATATTTAAGCCTATTACTATTGATCCAAAAATATTTATTTGTTTTTTACCTGGCAAAGTGTAAGTAAATTTCTTGCCTTTAAGAAAACCAGCTAAGCCTTTTTTTTCTTTTTTTGTTTCTTTTATTTGAGTATTTTGAGTATTATTCTTAACTTCATTATCAGAAAAACCTTTTACCATTGCAAATTAAATAACAAATTTATAATATTCCAAAAAAATAAATTATTTTAATAATTAACAATTTTTAATCACATATGGGATCATTAATGAATTTCTCTCATTTGATGAATTATTAAAAAAATAAGCTTCAATAATTTCCGTTTGTAGCCCCAATAAACTAGATTGACATGTGAATCTATTTTGGCCAAATACTGCTAATTGAAGTTTTTCTATTTCAGAAACTAATTCTTTACATACATGGGTTCCAGAATCTTTAAAACAATCCCTAGATTGTTTTAAAATCTTAGACTTTGTTGGTATTGTTTCTGCCATAAGGAAATTTGATGATAATAAAAATTTTAAGAATAAAATAGTTAAAAATTTCATTACTTTTTAAGATTTCAAAATTTTGGATACTCCTGCAAGAGTTTTGCTTATTGAGCTAATTGCATTTTATTGAACTAAAAAAAAAAGATGCCCTAAAAGAGCATCTTGTTATTAAAAGAAGAAATAGACTAAAAAGATTACCCTTGAACTCTATCCTTAAAAAGTTTACCTGCAGAGAATGTTGGAACTCTTTTAGCGGGTATTGCTATTTTTTCGCCTGTCTTAGGGTTTAATCCCTGTCTTGCAGAACGATCTCTTGGTTCGAAAGAGCCAAATCCTAGTATAGAGACTTTTTTGCCTTCCACTACTGAATCAACAATAGTTTCAATAGCTGCATCAACAACTAAAGAAACATCAGTTTTTGTGAGCTCTGTACGAGCTGCAACAAGATTTACTAAATCAGCTTTGTTCATTGAAATTTAAATTAATGCAAAGGTTTAAAAAAAAGATTTAAATCGAGTTTTAAACCTCGAACTTCCACATCATATGGAGCAAATACAAATACGGCAACCGAAAATGCCGGCGGCGCAAAGCTTTATACAAATTTTAGGGACATTTTTAGCGACATTATTTAATTTTATCGCCATACATTTTTCTTATGTGAGAAAGAACATCTTTTACTAGATAACAGCTAAAGAGACTGGTATCACTGGGTTTATCCTTAAAAATATACCTACATTTAGCAAAGGGGAAGAACGTCAAAGTGGGATGAATTTAAGAATTTGAGCTATTTATTATGTTTTATTAATTTTCAGATATATTTCCTTCTCATCACATGAAAAAACATAATTTGTATTTTGAAATCAAGAAAAATCTGTTTTCTCATTAATAAACTTTCTCTCTAAATCGTTTTATGCACTAAGGAGATGGATGAAGAAATTCTAATTAATTAGAAAATTAATACTCTCCAAGATCTAATAAAGTTGATTAGTGAAGCCTTAAATTTGAGTTTTTTTTTTAATTTTGCATCTATTATTTAAATATCAGTAATTTAAATAAATTATCTCAATATTTAACTAATCAATGATAAAGAGAAAGTGATTCATCTCAATAAAGGTAACCCATTTCCTTTAGGGAGTTCTCTAACTTCTCAAGGGGTTAATTTTTCCTTAATAGCCACAAATGCAGAATATGTAGAAATCTTATTGTTTGAGAAAGAGGACTCTATTTCCCCAAAAAGTATATTCAAATTAGATCAAACTCATAATAAAGGTCCTTACTGGCATGCGGAAATAAATAATCTAGATGAAGGTTGTATTTATGCTTTTAGAGTAAAACAAAAAAATAACGAAATTAATAACAACTACGAAAAAAAAGTTTTACTTGATCCATGTTCAAGGGGTATTACCGGATGGGGAAGTTATAAAAGAAAAAATGCATTAAAGACGTACGAAAATACTGATTCTTGTCTTAAAAGCGTTGTTTGCGATAGAAAACTATTTAATTTTAAGGATTATCCAAGACCGAACCATTCTTGGGAAGAAACAATTATTTATGAACTCCATATCAATGCTTTCACCGAATCAACTGATAAAGATGAAAGTTGCTTTAAGAAATTTTTAAAAAAAATTCCGTATCTCAAAGAACTGGGTATTACAACAATTGAATTACTTCCAATTTTTTGTTTTGATCCTAATGATGCCCCAAATGGTCTAAAAAATTTTTGGGGTTATAGTCCAATTAATTGGTTTACTCCGCATTTTGAGTATCTCTCTAATGAATCTGCCAAAAAGAATAGAGAGGAATTTAGAAGATTTGTAGAGGAATGCCATAAAGCAGACATTGAAGTCATCTTAGATGTTGTATACAATCACACTTCCGAAGGGGATTCAAAAGGGCCAGCAATCTCTTGGAAAGGTATAGATGAAAATCTTTATTACTTTATTGGAAAAGATAAAAATTATCAGGACGTCTCCGGATGTGGTAATACTATTGCAGCAAACAGAGGATTAGTTAGAAAACTAATAGTTGAATCATTAAAATGTTGGGCGAGTGAATTAGGAGTAGATGGTTTTAGATTTGATTTAGGAATTGCCCTATCAAGAGGCGAAAATCTTTTACCGCTTGATAATCCTCCAATTTTTGAAGATATAGAATGTGAACCAGAACTTATCGATATCAAGTTCATAAGTGAGCCATGGGATTGTGGCGGTTTATATAAATTAGGTGATTTCCCATCTAAAAATACTTTTACTTGGAATGGTCATTTTAGAGATGACTTGCGAAGATTTTGGAAGGGAGATAAAGATACTGCTTGGAATATGAGTGATAAAATAATGGGTACTCCATCTATTTATAAAGAAGATAATATTTTTCCAAAATCAATAAATTTTATTACTTCACATGATGGATTCACTCTCAAAGATTTAGTAACATTCAATAGAAAACATAATTTTTCCAATAGAGAACAAAATAGAGATGGTGATAATCATAATAATTCTTGGAATCATGGCGCAGAGGGACCAACTTCAAACTCATTAATCAATGATTTAAGAAAAAGACAACAAAAAAATCTAATTCTTAGTTTACTTATCTCTAAAGGTGTTCCAATGATACTAATGGGCGATGAAATAGGAAGGTCTCAAGGTGGCAATAATAATTCTTGGTGCCAAAATAATTTATTAGGTTGGATGAATTGGGATAATGGTCAACAAGATTTGGAATTATTGGAATATTTTAAATACGTTATAAAAATTCGAAAAAAACTAATAAACATTTTTAATCCATCATTCTTACCTAACAATCAAAAGAACGAAAATATTCCCACATATCATTGGCATGGAACTAAATTAGATAGCCCCGATTGGAGCAGTTGGTCTCACACAGTTGTCTTTAGCATAAACAAAGGCAAAACTAATCCTATGGTATGGGTAGGTTTAAATGCATATTCAAAAAGTATCGACTTCCCCTTGCCAAAATGTAAATATAATTGGTTTAAAGTTATTGATACTAGTATGCCTGAAATTTTCGAACCCTCAAAGATAAATGAAAAATATGTTTCAGTAAAGAGTAGAAGCTCTTTATTAATTATTTCAGAAGAAATATTTGGGGTGAAAAAAAATATATTCTAAAAGCGGGCGGCGGGAATCGAACCCGCATCTTCAGCTTGGAAGGCTGAGGTTTTACCACTAAACCACGCCCGCAATAAGTAATAGAATTACCATTGCAATAATACATTATCAAACAATCAACAAAGTAAAAAGATTGGAAAATTCACACTCGAAAAAAAATATCGCCAGACAAACAACAAGATTGATGGTTTCCTATGGTCTAGGAGATGCGGGCACAGGTTTAGTAGCAACACAATTTGGTTTTTTTCTCTTCAAATTCTTCATTTCGGCTGGCCTACCGGTAATAATTGCTGGATCATTATTGATGTTAATCAAGATATGGGATGCAATAAATGATCCTTTAATTGGATGGTTAAGTGACCGGACAAAATCAAGATGGGGGCCTAGGATTCCTTGGATGGTGACAGCATCAGTTCCTCTTGGTTTTTCTTTGGCGGCAATATGGTGGACCCCAACAGGTTCAGTGCTTTACAAGACTATTTACTATGCCATTATTTCTATAATTGTAATGACTGCTTACACAAGTATCAATCTTCCTTTTGCAGCTCTATCAACCGAAATTTCCGAAAAAACAGCAATTAGAACAAGGTTAAACGCCTCAAGATTTACTGGCTCAATAATTGCAGGATTAACTGGCTTGATAATTGCTGGTGTTGTTTTAAGTTCTGAAGGATCAGCAAATAATGATTATTTCTTAATGGGTAAAATAAGTGGTTGCATAGCAGTTACAACAACACTAATTTCATGTTGGGGATTAGCTCCATTTGCAAAAAAAGCCAGAAGGCCCTCCGGAAAAGCAGAAGCTATAACACTTCAATTTAAAAGGATCTTCAGAAATAAAAAATTTCTCAAAGTTATTACACTTTATATTCTGCTTTGGTGCGCCTTACAATTGATGCAAACAGTGGCATTAATCTATGTAGAGGATGTGCTAAATCTACCAACATATATTGCGAAGTGGGTCCCGATACCTTTCCAAATTAGCGCTTTAGTGGGTTTACAAATATGGACCAGAGTATCAAATAAATTGAATAGAATTTCAGCTTTAAACTATGGAGCGATTATGTGGATTATTTCATGTACGGCAGCTTTATTTTTGCCTTCATTGTCAAAAATTACAGGTGTTGGAGATAGTTTATTTCTAAATGCAGGTAACGTATTTCTTCTCATTCTTTTAATTTTCATAATCTGTCTGATTGGAATTGGAGCTTCAACCGCTTTTCTTATCCCTTGGTCATTACTTCCTGATGCAATAGACGAAGATCCAGAGAAACCAGCAGGATTATATACTGCTTGGATGGTACTTATTCAGAAAATTGGTATCGCGTTAAGTGTTCAATTATTAGGATTTTTGTTGTATTTATCTGATTATCAATCATGCTTTGTTGATAGTGATGGTCTAGATGTTATAGAACAATGCTACTCAGCACAATTAACTATTAGATTATGTATTGGTTTTATACCCTCAATATTGGTAATAATTGGTCTTTTAATCATGAGAAAATGGGATCGAAAATTAATTACAAACTAATATAAAGATATGTATTATCCTAATTTTTTTAAAAGACTTCTAAGCAGCTTAATCATTGGCGGGCAAGCTATTTATTATATCTTTAGAGGTAAAATCTCCAAAAATGATCTCTTTGACCAACTTATGGAGTCAGGTCCTGGAAGTTTGTTAATTGTATTAATTACAGGAATTGCGGCAGGTACAGTTTTTAATATTCAAGTTGCATCACAACTTACAAGTATGGGGGTTTCAAGTGAAATTGGAGGCTTATTAGCAGTAGGCATGGCAAGAGAAATGGCTCCTCTTCTAACTGCTACTTTAATGACTGGAAAGGTTGCCACTGCCTATGCTGCTCAACTAGGCACTATGAAAGTTACAGAACAAATTGAGGCAATAACCATGTTAAGGACGGAACCAGTCCAATATTTGGTAGTCCCAAGGTTACTATCGATGGTAATAATGTCTCCAATACAGTGTCTTTTGTTTTTATCTGTAGCTTTATGGAGCGGACAAATTTGGAGCACAATTTTTTATAAAGTTCCTCCAATAGTTTTTTGGACATCTGTAAGATCAGGTAATGTTAGTTTAACCAGTACAGACTTGACTTCAATGTTAATAAAATCTGTAGTGTTCGGATTACTTATCTCAATCATTTCTTGTGGATATGGACTCACAACTAAAGGCGGTCCAAAAGAAGTTGGAACAAGTACAACAGGCGCAGTTGTAATGACTCTCGTTACTGTATCTTTAATGGATGTATTACTAACACAAATTTTATTTGGATGAAACTATGTTTAACACTAAATCAAAAAAAGAGGAACCAGTAATAATAGCACCATCATTTCAGTTGCCAATCATTCTTATATTTTTAAGTTTTATGCTTTTGTTTTTGAATATTGGTTATTTGCCAACCATAGTTTCTGCTTCTTTTAGCTTTTTTTTATTACTTCAGTCATTTACCTTAAGAATAAAAATAACAAATGATGATTTTATCGTTTTACAATTAGGAAAAGAGATTCGAATTTTCCCATTCAAGAACTGGATATCATGGAAATTCTTTTTCCCTATAATCCCAGGTATTTTTTATTTTAGAGAAAAGTCCAGTCCTCATTTATTACCAATATTATTTAATCCAAAGCAATTAAAAGATGAGCTCATAAAAAAAGTCGACTCCCTTGAAATTAAAAATTCTTAAAATTTAGACTTTGCCAAATCATCAAAATTATTTAAATGAACAATAAAGAAATTTCCGAAAATAATCCCGAAAAGGAATTAATAATAGATAAGTCAATTTCAGAGGATAAAACCAAACAAATTGGTAAGAAAAATACAACGCAAAATAAAAAAATTACACCAAAAAACGACAAATCAACTAAACCTTTTGATGAAATTTCTAATGAAATTTTTAGAGATCTCGTTTCAAAAAAAGACTCTTTAATTAAAGAAATAAAAGAGTTAGAAACCAAAAAAAGTGAAATAGAAAAAGATATTGATTCAAATTTTAAAGGACAGTCAGATAATATCGCAAAAAGAGTTAAAGGCTTTCAAGAGTACTTAACTGGGGCCTTGCAGAATCTTTCACAAAACGTAGAGAAACTTGAATTAGTTTCTCAACCAATAATCGTAAAGCCATCTCCTCTTGATGACAAAAAGCAAAACAACAGCACAAATAATGTAGTTAATGTTCCTGCTCTTTCTGAAACATTTAAGCCAGATGAAGAGATTATAAAAAGTTGCTTTTCAAGTTTTACAGAACAACCTGATTTTTATGCTGAACCTTGGAAATTAAGACGAAGTCTTGATTCATCAGATATAGAAATTATGGATGATTGGTTCTTTAATATGGGCGGAAGAGGTTCTCTTGAAAGTAGAGGATCTCGACAAAAAAACGCCTTGTTAACAGCGGGTTTAATATCTATTCTTGGCGAATTATATGGAGATCAGTTTCAGACTCTTATCCTAGCTTCACAGCCTGAACGATTAGGTGAATGGAGAAGAATTCTTCAAGATTCACTTGGTCTCACAAGGGATGACTTTGGACCTAATAGTGGGATTGTTCTTTTTGAAAGGCCTGAAGGTGTCATAGAGAGAGCTGATAGATTGGAAGCGAATGAAGAATTACCATTTATTATTATTGACGCGGCAGAAACCTCTGTTGAAATTCCAATACTTCAATTCCCATTATGGGTTGCATTTGCTGGTTCAGATAATGAAATTTACGATGATCTTGAACTAAACTAAGGTTTATGAATATCTTAATAATTTTTACAAGTTATCTTTTAGGATCACTTCCGACAGGTTTTTTAATTGGAAAATATCTCAAAAATATAGATCTAAGAACTATGGGTTCTGGATCTACAGGTGCCACAAATGTCTTAAGAAATGTTGGGAAATGGCCAGCACTTTTTGTGTTTATCATTGACGTTGGGAAAGGCCTTATTGCAGTAAAAATTGCTCAATATTATGCAGATCAAGGATTAATAGAGGTAATAGCAGGGATATCCGCCATCTCAGGACATATTTGGCCAATATGGCTTAGAGGTAAAGGAGGAAAAGCTGTTGCTACTGGATTAGGTATGTTTTTAGCTCTTTCTTGGAAAGTTGGACTCGCATCTCTTGGCATTTTTTTAATAGTTCTAACAAAAACTAAATTTGTTTCTTTATCCAGTATTTCAGCTGCAATCTTACTTCCTATTTTTATGTTTTTTTATCTAGGTAAATTTATGCACTCATACTTTTTTATAAGTTTAATTGTGGCATTATTAGTAATCTGGAAACATAGAACAAACATAACGAGATTGCTTAAGGGAGAAGAATCCAAAATTAATCAGAATCAATAGATTTAAATATTTCTATTAGAGCTTTATTAGGATCTAAAGCTTTTGAAATTGATCTGCCAATGACTAACTTAGAAGCCCCATTATCTATTGCTTCATAGGGAGTCATAATCCTATTTTGATCATCTTTATTGTCAACATTTAATCTGATACCTGGTGTAATAAGTTCAAAATTATCATTATAAATAGATCTCAACATTTTTACCTCCCAAGGGGAACAGACACATCCATCTAATCCAGCATCAAAAGATAACTTTGCAAGTCTTAATACATTTTCTTCAATTGAATTATTTCTATCAAGATCAGTTTGAAAATCTTTAAGAGAAAAGCTTGTTAAGACAGTTATTCCTATAACCAATGGGGGTTTTACA contains:
- a CDS encoding glycogen-debranching protein produces the protein MIHLNKGNPFPLGSSLTSQGVNFSLIATNAEYVEILLFEKEDSISPKSIFKLDQTHNKGPYWHAEINNLDEGCIYAFRVKQKNNEINNNYEKKVLLDPCSRGITGWGSYKRKNALKTYENTDSCLKSVVCDRKLFNFKDYPRPNHSWEETIIYELHINAFTESTDKDESCFKKFLKKIPYLKELGITTIELLPIFCFDPNDAPNGLKNFWGYSPINWFTPHFEYLSNESAKKNREEFRRFVEECHKADIEVILDVVYNHTSEGDSKGPAISWKGIDENLYYFIGKDKNYQDVSGCGNTIAANRGLVRKLIVESLKCWASELGVDGFRFDLGIALSRGENLLPLDNPPIFEDIECEPELIDIKFISEPWDCGGLYKLGDFPSKNTFTWNGHFRDDLRRFWKGDKDTAWNMSDKIMGTPSIYKEDNIFPKSINFITSHDGFTLKDLVTFNRKHNFSNREQNRDGDNHNNSWNHGAEGPTSNSLINDLRKRQQKNLILSLLISKGVPMILMGDEIGRSQGGNNNSWCQNNLLGWMNWDNGQQDLELLEYFKYVIKIRKKLINIFNPSFLPNNQKNENIPTYHWHGTKLDSPDWSSWSHTVVFSINKGKTNPMVWVGLNAYSKSIDFPLPKCKYNWFKVIDTSMPEIFEPSKINEKYVSVKSRSSLLIISEEIFGVKKNIF
- a CDS encoding MFS transporter, which gives rise to MVSYGLGDAGTGLVATQFGFFLFKFFISAGLPVIIAGSLLMLIKIWDAINDPLIGWLSDRTKSRWGPRIPWMVTASVPLGFSLAAIWWTPTGSVLYKTIYYAIISIIVMTAYTSINLPFAALSTEISEKTAIRTRLNASRFTGSIIAGLTGLIIAGVVLSSEGSANNDYFLMGKISGCIAVTTTLISCWGLAPFAKKARRPSGKAEAITLQFKRIFRNKKFLKVITLYILLWCALQLMQTVALIYVEDVLNLPTYIAKWVPIPFQISALVGLQIWTRVSNKLNRISALNYGAIMWIISCTAALFLPSLSKITGVGDSLFLNAGNVFLLILLIFIICLIGIGASTAFLIPWSLLPDAIDEDPEKPAGLYTAWMVLIQKIGIALSVQLLGFLLYLSDYQSCFVDSDGLDVIEQCYSAQLTIRLCIGFIPSILVIIGLLIMRKWDRKLITN
- a CDS encoding ABC transporter permease → MYYPNFFKRLLSSLIIGGQAIYYIFRGKISKNDLFDQLMESGPGSLLIVLITGIAAGTVFNIQVASQLTSMGVSSEIGGLLAVGMAREMAPLLTATLMTGKVATAYAAQLGTMKVTEQIEAITMLRTEPVQYLVVPRLLSMVIMSPIQCLLFLSVALWSGQIWSTIFYKVPPIVFWTSVRSGNVSLTSTDLTSMLIKSVVFGLLISIISCGYGLTTKGGPKEVGTSTTGAVVMTLVTVSLMDVLLTQILFG
- a CDS encoding DUF3119 family protein, which produces MFNTKSKKEEPVIIAPSFQLPIILIFLSFMLLFLNIGYLPTIVSASFSFFLLLQSFTLRIKITNDDFIVLQLGKEIRIFPFKNWISWKFFFPIIPGIFYFREKSSPHLLPILFNPKQLKDELIKKVDSLEIKNS
- a CDS encoding DUF3086 domain-containing protein; this encodes MNNKEISENNPEKELIIDKSISEDKTKQIGKKNTTQNKKITPKNDKSTKPFDEISNEIFRDLVSKKDSLIKEIKELETKKSEIEKDIDSNFKGQSDNIAKRVKGFQEYLTGALQNLSQNVEKLELVSQPIIVKPSPLDDKKQNNSTNNVVNVPALSETFKPDEEIIKSCFSSFTEQPDFYAEPWKLRRSLDSSDIEIMDDWFFNMGGRGSLESRGSRQKNALLTAGLISILGELYGDQFQTLILASQPERLGEWRRILQDSLGLTRDDFGPNSGIVLFERPEGVIERADRLEANEELPFIIIDAAETSVEIPILQFPLWVAFAGSDNEIYDDLELN
- the plsY gene encoding glycerol-3-phosphate 1-O-acyltransferase PlsY yields the protein MNILIIFTSYLLGSLPTGFLIGKYLKNIDLRTMGSGSTGATNVLRNVGKWPALFVFIIDVGKGLIAVKIAQYYADQGLIEVIAGISAISGHIWPIWLRGKGGKAVATGLGMFLALSWKVGLASLGIFLIVLTKTKFVSLSSISAAILLPIFMFFYLGKFMHSYFFISLIVALLVIWKHRTNITRLLKGEESKINQNQ